A genomic window from Vitis riparia cultivar Riparia Gloire de Montpellier isolate 1030 chromosome 16, EGFV_Vit.rip_1.0, whole genome shotgun sequence includes:
- the LOC117934283 gene encoding cucumisin-like yields the protein MAKQELLPLLYLTLLAAFVLNCHSDERKVHIVYMGEKPHGAVSMVSMHHSMLASVLGSTASAKESLIYSYGRSFNGFAAKLSDEEVTRFADMDGVVSVLPNSMLELHTTRSWDFMGFTQSHVRDSQGGDVIIGLLDTGIWPESESFKDEGFGPPPAKWKGMCQTENNFTCNNKIIGARYYNSYNEYYDGDIKSPRDSEGHGTHTASTAAGREVAGASFYGLAQGLARGGYPNARIAVYKVCWVRGCAAADILAAFDDAIADGVDIISVSLGFTFPEPYFEDVIAIGSFHAMGQGILTSTSAGNDGPWLGWVSNYSPWSLTVAASSIDRKFVSKLVLGNGQIFSGIVINNLELNGTYPLIWGGDAANVSAQETPLSSADCLPGDLDSRKVKGKIVLCEFLWDGSGVIMAGGVGIIMPAWYFNDFAFTFPLPATLLRRQDMDKVLQYARFSKNPVATILVGETRKDVMAPIVASFSSRGPNPISPDILKPDLTAPGVDILAAWSPIVSPSEYERDTRTAQYNIISGTSMSCPHASGAAAYVKSIHPSWSPAAIKSALMTTAYVMDTRKNEDKEFAYGSGHINPVKAVDPGLIYNTSKADYINFLCKQGYNTSTLRLITGDDSVCNSTKPGRAWDLNYPSFSLAIEDGQDIMGIFSRTVTNVGSPNSTYHASVYMPNSIEIEVEPPVLSFSAIGEKKSFTVRVYGPQINMQPIISGAILWKDGVHVVRAPLAVYTVLPSVTSSYRNPSKQTKRSNLKASSSMKKSDLKGSSIYYKNGIF from the exons ATGGCTAAGCAAGAGCTTCTCCCCCTTCTCTACCTTACATTGCTCGCAGCTTTTGTGTTGAACTGCCATTCCGATGAAAGAAAG GTCCATATCGTCTATATGGGAGAGAAGCCTCATGGAGCTGTTTCAATGGTATCTATGCATCATTCCATGCTAGCAAGTGTCCTTGGAAG TACTGCATCTGCAAAAGAGTCGCTAATTTACAGCTATGGAAGAAGTTTTAATGGGTTTGCAGCTAAACTTTCAGATGAAGAGGTTACAAGATTTGCAG ATATGGACGGAGTGGTTTCAGTTCTTCCAAACAGCATGCTAGAGCTTCACACAACAAGATCATGGGACTTCATGGGATTTACTCAATCCCATGTTAGAGATTCCCAAGGAGGAGATGTGATTATTGGGCTGCTAGATACAG GAATTTGGCCAGAATCCGAGAGCTTCAAGGATGAAGGATTTGGCCCTCCACCTGCAAAATGGAAAGGAATGTGCCAAACTGAGAATAACTTCACCTGCAACAA CAAGATCATTGGAGCTCGCTACTACAATAGCTATAATGAGTATTATGATGGAGACATCAAATCTCCAAGGGACTCAGAGGGACATGGGACTCACACAGCTTCAACCGCTGCGGGCCGAGAGGTGGCAGGCGCAAGCTTCTACGGCTTAGCTCAAGGACTTGCCAGAGGTGGATACCCCAATGCAAGAATTGCTGTGTACAAGGTTTGTTGGGTAAGAGGATGTGCTGCTGCAGATATACTCGCTGCGTTTGATGATGCCATCGCAGATGGGGTCGATATCATATCAGTTTCCCTTGGATTCACCTTCCCTGAACCTTATTTTGAAGACGTCATAGCAATTGGATCTTTCCATGCAATGGGACAAGGGATATTAACCTCAACTTCTGCAGGAAACGATGGTCCATGGTTGGGTTGGGTCAGTAATTACTCGCCTTGGTCGCTGACTGTAGCTGCCAGCAGCATTGATAGGAAATTTGTTTCCAAATTGGTTCTTGGCAATGGACAGATCTTCTCG GGAATTGTCATCAATAACTTGGAGCTCAATGGAACATATCCTTTAATCTGGGGAGGAGATGCAGCAAATGTTTCTGCCCAAGAAACCCCTTTAAGTTCAGCAGACTGCCTTCCTGGGGACCTAGATTCACGCAAAGTCAAGGGAAAGATTGTTCTCTGCGAGTTCCTTTGGGATGGATCTGGTGTTATCATGGCAGGAGGAGTGGGAATCATAATGCCCGCCTGGTATTTCAATGACTTTGCCTTCACTTTTCCCTTGCCAGCAACACTCCTCCGAAGACAAGATATGGACAAAGTATTGCAGTATGCTAGATTTTCCAA GAATCCAGTGGCAACAATTTTGGTTGGTGAGACTAGGAAGGATGTAATGGCTCCCATTGTTGCCTCCTTTTCCTCCAGAGGTCCCAATCCCATTTCTCCTGATATTCTCAAG CCTGATCTGACTGCACCTGGTGTTGATATCCTCGCGGCCTGGTCACCCATTGTATCTCCATCAGAATACGAGCGTGATACCAGGACCGCCCAATACAACATAATCTCCGGCACATCCATGTCTTGTCCACATGCCAGTGGAGCAGCAGCTTATGTGAAGTCCATCCACCCAAGCTGGTCTCCTGCTGCCATTAAATCTGCACTCATGACCACAG CTTATGTGATGGACACAAGGAAGAACGAGGACAAAGAGTTTGCTTACGGTTCTGGCCATATCAACCCGGTGAAGGCGGTGGATCCTGGCCTAATCTACAACACATCTAAGGCAGATTACATCAACTTCCTATGCAAGCAGGGTTACAACACCAGCACATTAAGACTCATCACGGGTGATGACAGTGTTTGTAATAGCACTAAACCTGGGAGGGCATGGGATCTGAACTACCCCTCATTCTCACTGGCCATAGAAGATGGGCAAGATATCATGGGCATTTTCAGTAGGACAGTTACAAATGTCGGATCGCCAAACTCAACCTACCATGCTAGCGTCTACATGCCCAATTCTATTGAGATTGAAGTGGAGCCTCCTGTTCTTTCATTCTCAGCAATTGGAGAGAAGAAATCCTTTACAGTGAGGGTGTATGGACCACAGATAAATATGCAACCAATCATATCAGGTGCTATCCTCTGGAAAGATGGTGTCCATGTGGTGAGGGCTCCGCTCGCGGTTTACACAGTCCTCCCATCAGTAACTTCCTCATATAGAAATCCCTCCAAGCAAACAAAGAGATCAAACCTGAAAGCTTCTAGCTCCATGAAGAAATCAGACCTGAAAGGCTCCTCTATATATTacaaaaatgggattttttag